DNA from Plasmodium yoelii strain 17X genome assembly, chromosome: 13:
ttattatatgcgcaaatattaatatgtcACAATTCCTTATAATAAGTCAtcatttgttcatatttaaaGATacgtacatatatattataataaaaaaatatataacctTTAAGTGGGGATTAgatattttgtattattattgttttaatttttcatatattaagaatgtatagaaaatatttattataaatataattgctTCATATGTCTGATGTTCAAAAGATATTCAACTAATCAATATTATATCTTATTCAAAATAATAGTTATCAGTTCtccattatataaaataaatattataatgctTTTATCCGATTATAGTAATTGTCATATTTGTAtgtctttcttttttttttttttacgcTAATACTTTATCAAAATAGTGAAATGCGAATTATTCTATAGCAGATTATGccaaatatagtttattacacataattaaaaaaaataaaataaataagtaataagtaataaataataaataataaataaaaaaatacatatactATACTAGAAACCTTTTTATGTTTGTTCTAGGAgtattacatttaaaaaattcaaataaaaaacaaaaagtctcatttatatataaagcGAGACAATATTTTTGCTGccaaacaaaataaaaaattattatttttcgtTGGAATATCAAAACGAAGAAATTTATGTCTAAATCAGGATATTTATCTGGATTCATTAATTTTCAcaaatttcatatatatatatatatatatatatatttaagaatTGTATGTACATTGAAATTTTCCTTACCACTTCAATTAACTTTTATTTCTATTACTTTAATATAAACctcaaaatttattttttgttcataaaatGGTGAGAAAATGGTATGATAAATTGTGTGTGAAGGTATAGCACTAATAATAGCCAATGTCATTTTTTAGTAAggtttattttaaaaagcatgttaatatttttgtaaattataCCCTTTTATATTTCAACATTTGCTATTCctatgtttttatatttccctACTTTTTACGCTTAATTGGAGTTTGCTGTAAATATCTATAAACAATTTTTCCTCGTCGCTGTTCGAAATTTAATTTATGAATTTGAATTTTAACAGTATCTcctaaattaattttaacttTATTAATTCTTAATTTCCcagaaataaaacataaaaatttttccccatttttaatactaactataaaatttgtatttgCTAAGCATTCTTCAACTATTCCATTCATTTCGATTACATcactttctttttttttttttataatgctatttttaagattattatcttttaaaataaacCTTTTAATCATTTGTTCCTTTTTATCACATAAGgataattttcttttatttaaaattccCATGTTGGGAGTCAGACATGTATCCAATTTTCCAACATTATTAATAAAGAAATTTTTGTTCAAACTTACCACACttgttaaataaattaaatggaatacacataaaaaaaatatcataaaaataaaattacaataCATGTATGTTTTTAGGATATTAACTCTGttgttgtatatataatgttacaAGTTTATCAAACtaacaaaaaataactaCAATACTTGCTTATGCAAACTTTTGTATATTGTgtccaaataaaaaatatataagtgaTGCTCTTTACCTTTTGGAAAATATTCCAAAAAAATCACACACTATTAGTTTTcctttttacattttttttggaGGAAAACATACTATTGCTacaataatatgttttattaatcctctaactaaaaaaataaaaatatgatatatatattcttccTTCTGCACTATCTTGTAGCCTTTCTCATAAttagtaaataaatatatatcagtCTCGATTTTAaagattatataaaaaattatagaaattgtatttttttcctcCCAAACGAATGCACaatgtattataattaactgtgtattatattattgtatacaaaataaaaaaaaatatgacgAGGAAATACGAACCCtcttatattaattaaaaatatatatcataaaataaataatttttatctcatccttatttttatcttcaatttttttgtttcatttatttttttcccgCTGTGAAGTATGTAATCATTTTGCCGTACtgcaataatattattacgtATATATATTCGCTTAATcttatacattaattttgattataagttttatgaaaaaaggaaatattttttatgatcaaatttttttaaaaataagttACTAGCTTTCCAATATATCAATTATTTGATACAGCTTTtatttgttcatatatttaagggtgatttttttgttttttggaGGGATTATTCAtcatgtaaaaaatatttgtatatttttatgtcctattttttattaccaTATTTaagatatatgtattttcCGTATTCCTTAAGTACATTTATTGAaaaattgaaattaaaaacGTTAGCGAATAAAGAAggattatatgtatacatttttataatcacCAAAATATTGTTCTCTCAAtatgttattataatttgatatatatatgggtCATGTTATagggaaaataatataatgtaatttttttttactcgGAAATGTTTATGCATAAACTATttcgaataaaaaaaaatgaaaaaggaCGACCAAATAATATCACCGCATTAAGTCAATAATAGAAAACAAACAGATacattttacatatataatacatatgtaCCTTTTCGTTCGAGTTGTATACATGGGACaaaattatcaaatttaAAAGCCGCttgaaaaaatgaagaaaaattaCAACGTAATAAACAATGATGGTGaagatgatatatataagtataaCGAAGGAATTCGATACAGAGAATATAAGAAAACTATTAAAAATATCCAAATGAATTTTGAGCAAATTTTAAGTGATTGTAAAGACAATTTTAgttataatgaaaatgatctatataaaaaaaaagaaaatgaattaagTGAAATAATTtctgataaaaaaaaaaaagtcgAACAGCTAGAAAGTTTACATAAAGAAGGGATacaaaatttacaaataatgcaaaattattttagtcataataaaacatatgcTTTAGAAATTTCTAGATATTTAAGTATAtttgataaatttaaaatacaACTTCAAAGTGTTAGAGCGATTTTAgataaaatatgtatgtataataatattctatataaaaaaaaaaattctctCACACACcattttaataaagaaaatggaaataatatcagtaatcatataaataatgtaaatCATGTATTTAAAGAAAGAAGTGCATTAGAATATTCTCTTAGTGAATTAGATAATATTCTATCTATAGGGAATCAAactaatattaaattaaaattacaaaattcatatattgttaaccaaataaaaaaaattaatattattaataccCATATACCtcagataaaaaaaatattaaaaaaaattaaacacTATAATTTAAAGAAAACTATAATTTTAGCAATTGTGATAGCTCTttgtatatttgttttttttatgttcagGTAGCTGTCTACACTATTTAAGTTTATTCATTCAATATACACTTTTTTTCatgtattattttgtatGGAATTATAATCTTACTATAATGAGAGCATGCAAAATATGACACACGAGGAATATctctatatataacataaaacCGTACTATACAAAgttctatatatttagatatatacataattattatcaCTTGTATGctatatttttgataattattttattacaataTTTTACCCCATATAAGAAGTTGCCACAGTAACAGATCCTTATATTAACTACATTTGCATGTATGAACACACGTGTAAATTACTATTTGAGCAATGAATTTCGATGCTTGGAaaaagttatatttttttaatagaaatttaatgataatatttttcttttgaACAGCACATGTATGTGTGAATATGATCACATGCTATgctgtattttttttgtgtgcgTATTATTcgttttttaataaaaataatacaaaactaactatgtttatatttttatataaatatattttgtcaAATTGAAGATAAACAacatttgttatttttttattaaatcacttaaaaaattgatataaatatatatacatactttGATACAAATCGGTATCAAAAAGAGAAATTTTTGTAACATTCGGAAATGCCTAATCATGTGTATAATATGTGGGGGTACGATTAAAAGGTTTGAAAATATATGGAATAAGCAAATAGGCGCACATATCCTATAAAAAATCAATTGAGCTTCAAGCCCCAAATAACATGcaagtataaaatatatgtgcatACATATCAAAAATGCctatataatatgatataacaagcatataaatgattgttttacaaatatatatttcacaaAACTGGGTTCAAATCAGTTTGACTTTCCTTCACACAATATTTGACTTTATTCGGGGTATTCAATTGTATTTCGGTGTGtggacattttttttttttttcaacaatTAAGCGAACTGCTTTAATTTTATGATCATCAATTTTGAGATAATTCGGATAAGGTTGGCCATAATTCGTAAATAAACTCATACCAGTATCGAtaagaaaataatgattATTACAATAAGAGCCAATTTGGTGTGATGGTTGTCTAGTATGCCCAACAACTAGATATTTAGCATCATATTTATCTAAAATTTGAAATAATTCTGaacatttttctttttcataatAAGGTACACTTCTGGAAATAGCATCACTCCATAATACTCCATCTCGacttaaataattttgaaatgaatcatattttaatattttgcatttattttctatttgtAATCgagtttttaaatttatatcatttatacTAAACtttgatattaataaatttaatccTCCATGTGTAAATATGATATTGTTAACTTTAACCATAGGTGGTAATCGTATTAATCTTTTATGATATTCTCCATAAGGGTTTACAAAACTATGATATCTATAATTAAtatcattataaaaaaacatttcaATTTCTTTTGGATTtacataattaaaataacCACATAAATTTAATTGTTCATGGTTTcccattattaatattaccctactatttttttttattgcttCTTTTtgcaatttaaataaaaagttataaaTTATTGGACCATATATCCCACGATCGAATACATCACCATTTTGTACtaataaaacattattaCCAATCcaattatcattttcatcgATTAATTTTGAATGCCTTAAAATGAGTTTCAAGCTTTCTATATCTCCATGTATATCTCCTATAGCTATAATTTTGCCAttccattttatattatcatatttattataatatgaactatctaatttttttttatcaatcactaaatttttaaataaaaaaggatgTTTAGAACCAGGTTTACTTTCACCCTTTTTAACTATTGCAATATATAGCAACAACAATATGTATAATGCCTTCttaaaaatcatttttacCTCTCTGTGtttatacatgtatatattcgAGAtgcatcattatttttttcaaaatatgtttatgtTACAAATAGCGAATGTTGCACCTGGCTAGGTAGATTCAATTATTCTATTATTTTGTCTTACACATgcaaatttgtatatacttTATAAACTGTTAGGTTGTCAACTTGGTATTTGTTTTCCTcaatatgtatacatatgcatatatatatatttgttgaCAACTTTATTCAATATTAACTTCAAACAAgcttatattaaaataatcaTACAGTTATtgatataaaacataattttatatcttAACAATGGATACTTCAatatttattgtattttattgtttctatttttaaatattcactAGAAATAAATCACAATACATAAATGGTGACATAAGGGTCCCCAAAGTGAAAACATGTATAACCGTTACTATTCCAAAAGGGAGAAATACACACAAATTGTTagttgaaaataatattccttttttaataaaaaataaaattaaattaaaaaaataataaaactaaaGTGATATATTTTTGCCCTTTTTCTCCTTTCGCATTAATatgcattttatataattttccgTGCTTTCACTTCaaaaatttacataattAAGCTTGCaaatatttacaaataaGCTAGTGCATATTTTATCTTATGGTATTTTTTTGCATAAACACATATATAGTTGTAACAATATATATgctaatatttatatttttttcacaaagttatatttatatttgtttgataAACAAAATTGCATATAGAATTAAAAAGgctacacaaaaaaaaatgaaataaagaAATGTGAAATTAGCAAAATAAAGTGAAAATGCTACATATAGAggatatattaa
Protein-coding regions in this window:
- a CDS encoding translation initiation factor IF-1, putative; the encoded protein is MYCNFIFMIFFLCVFHLIYLTSVVSLNKNFFINNVGKLDTCLTPNMGILNKRKLSLCDKKEQMIKRFILKDNNLKNSIIKKKKESDVIEMNGIVEECLANTNFIVSIKNGEKFLCFISGKLRINKVKINLGDTVKIQIHKLNFEQRRGKIVYRYLQQTPIKRKK
- a CDS encoding serine/threonine protein phosphatase; this encodes MIFKKALYILLLLYIAIVKKGESKPGSKHPFLFKNLVIDKKKLDSSYYNKYDNIKWNGKIIAIGDIHGDIESLKLILRHSKLIDENDNWIGNNVLLVQNGDVFDRGIYGPIIYNFLFKLQKEAIKKNSRVILIMGNHEQLNLCGYFNYVNPKEIEMFFYNDINYRYHSFVNPYGEYHKRLIRLPPMVKVNNIIFTHGGLNLLISKFSINDINLKTRLQIENKCKILKYDSFQNYLSRDGVLWSDAISRSVPYYEKEKCSELFQILDKYDAKYLVVGHTRQPSHQIGSYCNNHYFLIDTGMSLFTNYGQPYPNYLKIDDHKIKAVRLIVEKKKKCPHTEIQLNTPNKVKYCVKESQTDLNPVL